In Streptomyces sp. NBC_01707, a genomic segment contains:
- a CDS encoding carbohydrate ABC transporter permease, with product MTVDTAPARPAAQPAPAAPAAGRRRIRPGRLGVHAFLMAVSIAFLAPLLLAVYASLRPYEETSEYGYFSLPKHLSFDYYRQAFTDSGMTKYFVNTMIIAVPGVLVTLFLASFVAFALARLKMRGGIVLLMLFTAGNLLPQQVIVTPLYVVFNRIPLPYWMSDSMTMYDSYWAVVVVQIGFQIGFCVFVLANFMRTLPQEILEAAIVDGAGVWTQYWRITLPLCRPALAALGTLQFTWMYNDFLWALVFVSDGDKLPITSALNNLRGQFFTDYNLLAAGSVIVALPTLVVFLLLQRHFIAGLTLGSSKG from the coding sequence ATGACCGTCGACACCGCCCCCGCCCGCCCCGCCGCGCAGCCCGCGCCCGCGGCGCCCGCGGCCGGGCGCCGCAGAATCCGTCCCGGCCGGCTCGGGGTGCACGCCTTCCTGATGGCGGTCTCGATCGCGTTCCTCGCACCGTTGCTGCTCGCGGTGTACGCCTCGCTGCGACCGTACGAAGAGACCTCCGAGTACGGTTACTTCTCGCTCCCGAAGCATCTCTCGTTCGACTACTACCGGCAGGCGTTCACCGACTCGGGGATGACGAAGTACTTCGTCAACACGATGATCATCGCCGTCCCCGGGGTGCTCGTCACCCTCTTCCTCGCCTCGTTCGTGGCCTTCGCGCTGGCCCGGCTGAAGATGCGCGGCGGCATCGTCCTGCTGATGCTCTTCACGGCCGGGAACCTGCTGCCGCAGCAGGTGATCGTGACACCGCTGTACGTGGTGTTCAACCGCATCCCGCTGCCGTACTGGATGTCCGACTCGATGACGATGTACGACTCCTACTGGGCCGTCGTCGTCGTGCAGATCGGCTTCCAGATCGGCTTCTGTGTCTTCGTCCTCGCCAACTTCATGCGCACACTGCCGCAGGAGATCCTGGAGGCCGCCATCGTCGACGGCGCGGGCGTCTGGACGCAGTACTGGCGGATCACGCTGCCGTTGTGCCGCCCGGCTCTCGCCGCGCTCGGCACACTTCAGTTCACCTGGATGTACAACGACTTCCTCTGGGCACTGGTCTTCGTCTCCGACGGCGACAAGCTCCCCATCACCTCGGCCCTCAACAACCTTCGCGGGCAGTTCTTCACCGACTACAACCTCCTGGCCGCGGGCTCGGTGATCGTCGCCCTGCCGACGCTCGTGGTCTTCCTGCTGCTCCAGCGCCACTTCATCGCGGGGCTGACGCTGGGGTCCAGCAAGGGGTAG
- a CDS encoding sugar ABC transporter permease: MSFLSARRTERRGPRRFSGRDLVVIGLLLGIPVLLDIAVVWGPTLASVVLSFTSWDGIGDIKWVGTQNYANLFTNYPQFWPAARHNLLWLAFLGLVATPFGLLLAVLIDRGVRFSRFYQSTLYMPVVLSLAVVGFIAQLVFSRDQGALNAIVGDTKSPTDWLGDPDLNIWMVLLAAAWRHTGYVMILYLAGLKAVDPSLKEAAAIDGASEAQTFFRIVFPTLRPVNVIVGVITVIESLRAFDIVYAVNHGRNGLELLSVLVTDNIIGEASRVGFGSAIAVVLLTVSLGFVVTYLVQELRGEKNR, from the coding sequence GTGTCGTTCCTCTCGGCCCGGCGAACCGAACGACGGGGCCCGCGGCGATTCTCCGGCCGCGACCTCGTCGTCATCGGTCTGCTGCTCGGTATACCGGTCCTGCTCGACATCGCCGTCGTGTGGGGCCCGACCCTCGCCTCCGTCGTGCTCTCCTTCACCAGCTGGGACGGCATCGGCGACATCAAGTGGGTCGGTACGCAGAATTACGCGAACCTCTTCACCAACTACCCGCAGTTCTGGCCCGCCGCCCGGCACAACCTGCTCTGGCTCGCCTTCCTCGGCCTCGTCGCCACGCCGTTCGGACTGCTCCTCGCCGTACTCATCGACCGGGGCGTACGGTTCAGTCGCTTCTACCAGTCGACGCTGTACATGCCGGTCGTGCTGTCGCTCGCCGTGGTCGGCTTCATCGCGCAGCTCGTCTTCTCCCGCGACCAGGGCGCCCTCAACGCGATCGTCGGGGACACCAAGTCGCCGACCGACTGGCTCGGCGACCCGGACCTCAACATCTGGATGGTCCTGCTCGCCGCGGCCTGGCGGCACACCGGCTATGTGATGATCCTCTACCTCGCCGGGCTCAAGGCCGTCGACCCCTCGTTGAAGGAAGCCGCCGCCATCGACGGGGCGAGCGAGGCCCAGACCTTCTTCCGCATCGTCTTTCCCACACTGCGGCCGGTCAACGTCATCGTCGGCGTCATCACCGTCATCGAGTCCCTGCGCGCCTTCGACATCGTGTACGCCGTCAATCACGGCCGCAACGGACTCGAACTGCTCTCGGTGCTCGTCACCGACAACATCATCGGCGAGGCCAGCCGGGTCGGCTTCGGCTCCGCCATAGCCGTCGTCCTGCTGACCGTCTCCCTCGGATTCGTCGTGACGTACCTGGTCCAGGAGCTCCGAGGGGAGAAGAACCGATGA